A DNA window from Thermosynechococcaceae cyanobacterium Okahandja contains the following coding sequences:
- the nrdJ gene encoding ribonucleoside-triphosphate reductase, adenosylcobalamin-dependent, protein MVQNPPRPQTLFPASAPTAYPVFYRTYSRQDADGQRESWQQVCDRTIQGLKEVGHLSDDEVALLTQMQHEIKALPSGRWLWVGGTDWVKRPENYSGAYNCTSTNVVDWDSFGLMMDLAMQGCGTGAVLEHKYISQLPPIRNRLEIEVVGTIGQTPKAQRQEFTTVTVEGSHINIKVGDSRQGWVQSYQAVLEASTDPQFNGHVTLTIDISDVRPTGERLKGFGGVANPVKLAGLYHRCAVILNAAVGRQLTSVECCLLIDEAATVVVAGNVRRSAGMRQGDSNDAEFAAAKQNLWQQDAQGNWFIDPARDALRMANHTRVFHRKPTLEECISAVRSQFYCGEGAIQWAGEAIARGNADLLTTATLKQQFLRAYEQGQGEAFLKQLAPNADQREIAHRLGRYGLNPCGEILSADFHCNLSEIHLNQIDPADTATQEKAFRAGAISVAALLNHRFEVERYRYARELDPIVGVSFTGLFDFFVHAFGVEWLNWWAQGRPDNAQGQAFKAQEAAYLQRWKEIVHAAVWDYCDRHGLKRPNRCTTVQPAGTKSLLTGASPGWHPPKAQRFIRRITFRKGDPVAMACYDYGYNVIPSQSDKDEQGKLLDDPFDPRCSEWLVEIPVAVSWADLPGADAIDISQFSALAQFDFYMQVQQHYTTHNTSATIELREHEIEPLATAIYEAIQHDQGYMSAALLARFDANETFPRLPFEPISKERYEQEVAAVRQRRRMDDFHAALSRYTQPIEEAGPAGCDSDKCLR, encoded by the coding sequence ATGGTGCAAAATCCACCGCGGCCTCAGACACTTTTTCCGGCAAGTGCACCCACCGCCTATCCGGTGTTCTACCGCACCTACAGTCGCCAAGATGCCGACGGCCAGCGGGAAAGCTGGCAGCAGGTGTGCGATCGCACCATTCAGGGCTTAAAAGAGGTCGGCCATCTCAGTGATGATGAAGTGGCGCTACTCACGCAGATGCAGCACGAGATTAAGGCACTACCCTCAGGCCGGTGGCTATGGGTGGGGGGCACCGACTGGGTGAAGCGGCCGGAAAATTATTCGGGAGCCTACAACTGCACCAGCACCAACGTGGTGGACTGGGACTCGTTTGGCTTAATGATGGATCTAGCCATGCAGGGGTGTGGCACCGGCGCCGTCTTAGAGCACAAGTACATCAGCCAGTTACCCCCCATTCGCAATCGACTAGAGATTGAAGTGGTGGGCACCATTGGCCAAACCCCCAAAGCGCAACGCCAAGAGTTCACCACCGTCACCGTTGAGGGTAGCCACATCAACATCAAGGTTGGCGATAGCCGCCAAGGATGGGTGCAATCCTACCAAGCAGTGCTAGAAGCCTCCACCGATCCCCAGTTCAATGGCCACGTCACTCTGACAATTGATATTAGTGATGTTAGACCCACAGGCGAACGCTTAAAAGGGTTTGGCGGTGTTGCCAATCCTGTCAAATTAGCTGGGTTATACCATCGCTGTGCGGTAATTTTGAATGCTGCCGTGGGGCGGCAGTTAACCTCGGTGGAATGCTGTTTACTCATTGATGAGGCGGCGACGGTGGTGGTTGCCGGAAATGTGAGGCGATCGGCAGGGATGCGCCAAGGGGATAGCAATGATGCCGAGTTTGCGGCTGCCAAGCAAAATCTCTGGCAACAGGATGCGCAGGGCAACTGGTTCATTGACCCGGCCCGGGATGCCTTACGCATGGCGAATCACACCCGTGTGTTCCACCGCAAACCAACCCTAGAAGAGTGCATTAGTGCCGTGCGTAGTCAGTTCTATTGCGGTGAAGGAGCCATTCAATGGGCCGGGGAGGCGATCGCCCGCGGCAATGCCGATCTTTTGACGACGGCAACCCTCAAGCAGCAATTTCTCCGCGCTTACGAACAGGGTCAAGGGGAAGCCTTCCTCAAGCAGCTAGCCCCCAATGCCGATCAACGGGAAATAGCGCATCGGCTTGGACGGTATGGCCTGAATCCCTGCGGTGAAATTTTATCTGCCGACTTTCATTGCAACCTTTCTGAGATTCACTTGAATCAAATTGATCCGGCAGATACAGCAACCCAAGAAAAAGCCTTCAGGGCAGGGGCAATTTCTGTGGCCGCCCTGCTAAACCATCGCTTTGAAGTGGAACGCTACCGCTATGCGCGGGAACTCGACCCGATTGTGGGCGTAAGCTTTACAGGATTATTTGATTTCTTTGTTCATGCCTTTGGTGTAGAGTGGTTGAACTGGTGGGCGCAAGGGCGACCCGATAACGCCCAAGGGCAGGCCTTCAAAGCTCAAGAAGCGGCCTACCTGCAACGCTGGAAAGAGATTGTTCATGCCGCCGTATGGGACTATTGCGATCGCCACGGCCTAAAGCGCCCCAATCGCTGCACCACCGTCCAGCCTGCGGGGACCAAGTCCCTATTAACTGGGGCTTCCCCGGGCTGGCACCCCCCCAAAGCCCAGCGCTTCATTCGCCGAATTACCTTTCGCAAAGGCGACCCTGTGGCCATGGCCTGCTACGACTATGGTTATAACGTTATCCCCTCCCAATCCGACAAAGACGAGCAGGGCAAACTCTTGGATGACCCCTTTGACCCCCGCTGTAGTGAGTGGCTGGTAGAAATTCCGGTAGCGGTTTCATGGGCAGACCTGCCCGGCGCCGATGCCATCGACATTAGCCAATTTTCCGCCCTAGCGCAGTTCGATTTTTACATGCAGGTGCAGCAGCACTACACCACCCATAACACCTCCGCCACTATCGAGTTACGGGAACACGAAATCGAACCCTTAGCCACCGCAATTTATGAGGCCATCCAGCACGATCAGGGGTATATGTCTGCGGCATTGTTAGCACGGTTTGATGCCAATGAAACCTTCCCGCGCTTACCCTTTGAACCTATTAGCAAAGAACGGTACGAGCAAGAGGTTGCGGCAGTGCGCCAACGACGGCGCATGGATGATTTTCATGCTGCACTCTCACGCTACACGCAACCGATTGAAGAAGCAGGTCCAGCCGGGTGTGACTCGGATAAGTGCTTGAGGTAA
- the yqeK gene encoding bis(5'-nucleosyl)-tetraphosphatase (symmetrical) YqeK encodes MLTPPTEANAPKKSLGDRQQILAWLAEQVPAPRLQHILRVETMAAELAVAHGLDVTQAAWAGLLHDLAKYFPPETLLAMAQEAGLPITEVDVADPHLLHAEVSALVARQQFGVTDEQVLAAVANHTLGSAGMDELSCVVFLADSLEPGRGQTPELEELRRIARTNLQEAVWRVCDRTLAWLMDQHRLIHPRMVLTRNWAMQVAPPRRKNKLALKTDSSNG; translated from the coding sequence ATGCTGACACCCCCAACTGAAGCGAATGCCCCCAAGAAGTCCCTTGGCGATCGCCAGCAGATTTTAGCGTGGCTGGCGGAGCAGGTACCGGCACCTCGATTGCAACATATCCTGCGGGTGGAAACCATGGCGGCGGAGTTGGCCGTTGCCCATGGGCTGGATGTAACTCAGGCCGCGTGGGCGGGGCTATTGCACGACTTGGCCAAATACTTTCCGCCGGAAACGCTGTTGGCAATGGCGCAGGAGGCAGGGCTACCGATCACGGAGGTGGATGTGGCGGATCCTCACCTGCTCCATGCGGAGGTGAGCGCCTTGGTGGCACGGCAGCAGTTTGGGGTCACCGATGAGCAGGTGCTGGCGGCAGTGGCCAACCACACGTTGGGTTCAGCGGGGATGGATGAGCTGAGTTGTGTTGTTTTTTTGGCCGATAGTCTTGAGCCGGGGCGTGGCCAAACGCCAGAACTGGAGGAGTTACGCCGGATTGCCCGGACAAATTTGCAGGAAGCGGTGTGGCGAGTGTGCGATCGCACCCTTGCCTGGCTGATGGATCAGCACCGTTTAATCCATCCCCGCATGGTCTTGACCCGCAACTGGGCGATGCAGGTGGCTCCCCCTAGGCGCAAAAACAAGTTGGCGCTGAAAACGGACAGCTCAAATGGCTAA
- a CDS encoding ABC transporter permease yields the protein MTTSAIGSAPGLFSPEFWQETLALTRRLFIQLQRRPSTLVAGVVQPLIWLVLFGALFQNVPAGLFGNSINYDQFLCAGIIVFTAFSGALNAGLPVMFDREFGFLNRLLVAPLASRFSIVLASALFITTLSVIQVVAIASLGVVLGTGLPNVAGIAVVLATVLILVFGVTALSLGLTFALPGHIELLAVIFVINLPLLFASTALVPLRFMPRWLQWVASLNPLSLAIEPIRYVYLHPDWRFSDVVMVAPWGSLSLGAALGVLLAVAIALSLLIQPLLRRRLA from the coding sequence ATGACCACGTCTGCGATCGGTAGTGCTCCGGGGTTGTTTTCCCCTGAGTTTTGGCAAGAAACCTTAGCCTTAACCCGACGGTTATTTATTCAACTGCAACGGCGACCCTCAACACTGGTGGCGGGGGTGGTGCAACCCCTGATTTGGCTGGTGCTGTTTGGGGCGCTATTCCAAAATGTACCGGCGGGTCTGTTTGGCAACAGTATCAACTACGATCAGTTTCTGTGTGCGGGCATTATTGTCTTTACCGCCTTTAGTGGGGCGCTGAATGCGGGGTTGCCGGTGATGTTTGACCGCGAGTTTGGCTTTCTTAACCGCTTATTGGTGGCTCCCTTGGCCTCGCGTTTTTCAATTGTGCTGGCTTCGGCGCTGTTTATTACTACCCTTAGCGTGATTCAGGTGGTGGCGATCGCCAGCTTGGGGGTGGTCTTGGGCACCGGATTGCCCAATGTGGCTGGCATAGCCGTTGTGTTGGCAACGGTGTTAATCCTTGTGTTTGGGGTCACCGCCCTGAGCTTGGGGCTAACCTTTGCCTTGCCCGGACACATTGAATTGTTAGCCGTGATCTTTGTGATTAACCTGCCGCTGCTATTTGCGAGCACCGCGCTGGTGCCGCTGCGGTTTATGCCCAGGTGGTTGCAGTGGGTGGCCAGCCTCAATCCCCTGAGCCTCGCCATTGAACCCATCCGTTACGTCTATTTGCACCCGGATTGGCGCTTTAGCGATGTGGTGATGGTTGCACCATGGGGATCCTTATCCTTGGGGGCGGCCTTAGGGGTACTGTTGGCCGTGGCCATTGCCCTCAGTTTGCTGATTCAGCCCCTACTGCGGCGGCGTTTGGCCTAG
- a CDS encoding transposase: protein MINRTPIIRTDKWSLNPTAQQRTLFAETVQVYRRLCRQLIGVIYTHWSQLGGLSNQHVIPAVERLIHQTARNPNVKYPSFDRVFYKFPSYYRRAAIAFAVGQVSSFVTRYQEWQSGSRHRRDAKPPTLKADAKCYPVLYRGQCYKLHGYDHVEIKVFTGSDWIWTTVQISGLRERHTVDSNKQLSPSLVFDKRACHLSVPFECHPEKRQPDKNVVAVDLGINTTATVSVVTFDGTVIHREFIHPRRDIDRRDKRLKSVSVRASKTMGNGGRLHKGFCANTYRKCRHINRQIAHLVSKRIVQIAKAFNTEAIVFENLKGWKATGGRKRSTLRQRFHGCLKAVIRHYSEMKWQEVGGKTMDVIAAYTSRLAYDGSGVVQRESNNYALATFTSGKRYNCDLNGSQNIAARGILKLTRRNDSEERSSKRSGRSPRSWACLCDLWATQIAIG, encoded by the coding sequence ATGATAAACCGAACGCCTATCATTCGTACGGATAAATGGAGCCTCAACCCAACGGCACAACAGCGAACACTGTTTGCCGAAACGGTTCAGGTTTATCGTCGTTTGTGCAGGCAGTTGATAGGCGTCATCTACACGCACTGGTCACAGTTGGGAGGATTATCGAATCAGCACGTTATTCCTGCCGTAGAACGACTCATTCACCAAACGGCTCGAAACCCGAATGTGAAATACCCATCGTTTGATAGGGTATTTTACAAATTTCCGAGCTACTACCGCAGGGCGGCCATTGCTTTTGCGGTTGGGCAGGTGAGCAGCTTTGTGACTCGTTATCAGGAATGGCAGTCAGGCAGCCGTCATCGGAGGGACGCGAAACCGCCAACTCTGAAGGCGGATGCCAAGTGCTACCCCGTCCTATACCGAGGACAGTGCTACAAGCTGCATGGCTACGACCATGTGGAGATTAAGGTGTTTACGGGGTCTGACTGGATTTGGACGACGGTTCAGATCTCAGGCCTGAGAGAGCGGCACACAGTAGATAGCAATAAACAGCTATCGCCCTCGCTCGTTTTCGACAAGAGAGCCTGTCATCTCTCGGTTCCTTTCGAGTGTCATCCAGAAAAGCGACAGCCCGATAAAAACGTGGTTGCCGTCGATTTGGGTATCAACACCACGGCAACGGTTTCAGTGGTTACCTTCGACGGTACTGTAATCCATCGGGAATTTATTCACCCTAGAAGAGACATAGACCGCAGGGATAAACGACTGAAATCGGTGTCAGTCAGAGCAAGTAAGACGATGGGCAACGGTGGAAGACTCCACAAGGGGTTCTGTGCCAATACCTATCGAAAATGCCGTCATATCAACCGACAAATTGCACATCTTGTCTCGAAGCGAATCGTACAAATTGCCAAAGCATTCAACACTGAGGCAATCGTCTTTGAGAACCTGAAAGGATGGAAGGCAACAGGTGGACGGAAACGCTCTACCTTGCGTCAACGCTTTCATGGTTGTCTCAAAGCGGTGATTCGTCATTATAGCGAGATGAAATGGCAAGAGGTTGGTGGCAAGACAATGGATGTGATTGCTGCCTACACGTCTAGGCTTGCCTACGATGGCTCTGGAGTGGTGCAGCGTGAGTCGAACAACTATGCTCTGGCAACATTCACCTCTGGTAAGCGCTACAACTGCGACCTAAATGGCAGTCAGAATATTGCTGCCAGAGGAATCCTGAAGCTCACTCGCAGAAATGACAGTGAGGAGCGTTCCAGCAAACGTTCTGGACGTTCGCCCAGAAGCTGGGCTTGTCTGTGTGACCTATGGGCTACTCAGATAGCTATAGGCTAG
- a CDS encoding ATP-binding protein gives MFNRILPSLFYERMATALLAEASAQGATVLTNEDLGQPAALFTLVVGNSLSVLLQATSTPHPGHYRIQLTTAPSTIARFLRRLRAQTAPAYRPLIKPVLQGLAQRGEGTGSTLPTGLAFTLMTILSDETIEQCQTCQPLVTAALHERQAQERLLHQVTTQIRQSLELPELLKTAVDRIREFLRVDRLLVGQFSDTTAVLQGQVTYESCRDGSISSVLGLWDECWAWSRTPTPTYERLQRGDVIAVDDIDRRYAATPCLREFAARWQIKAWLIVPVIVQETLWGVLIAHQCDRPRQWQPQEIEFLVHLSQHLSIAIYQAELYSELQHQKETLEQRVNERTQALREALSAMEAAHRIKNDFLATMSHELRTPLTCVIGVSATLLRWPLGPLTEKQREYLEIIHESGTHLLELINSILDLSQAERSHLHRSAFSVRQLCTDCLELVQPQAQRHHVNLSHQLVIPPSRDRFWGDYRRLQQVLINLLSNAIKFTPAMGEVILRAWWTDDELIFQVEDNGIGIPAHLQPLLFQKFQQLDSSFGRAYTGAGLGLALTKQWVELHNGWIEVDSTEGKGSIFTVGLPQPRTELADEVGGVTLPPLAATELLTAPEGRIVLVSEDESTATLICSILTTAGYQVVWLVDGEVDRLLALTPLAVILAEPFSYGDVQELVDQLRRRCTTAQIKIFILGEQGNYRGVDRYIPVPINPEGFLQQITIGLSALAVPV, from the coding sequence ATGTTTAATCGGATTTTACCGTCTCTGTTTTACGAACGCATGGCCACGGCTCTGCTGGCGGAAGCGAGTGCCCAAGGGGCGACGGTTCTCACCAATGAAGATTTAGGGCAGCCAGCCGCACTCTTTACCCTTGTTGTTGGCAACTCCCTCAGTGTTCTGTTGCAAGCCACCAGCACCCCCCACCCGGGTCACTATCGCATTCAACTCACCACTGCCCCCAGTACAATTGCCCGCTTTTTGCGGCGGTTGCGCGCCCAAACGGCTCCGGCCTACCGTCCCCTAATCAAACCCGTTTTACAGGGTTTAGCACAGCGGGGGGAAGGTACTGGCAGCACACTACCGACCGGATTGGCCTTTACCCTGATGACGATCCTGAGTGACGAAACGATTGAGCAGTGCCAGACGTGCCAGCCATTGGTCACAGCAGCCCTTCACGAACGCCAAGCCCAAGAACGGCTGCTGCATCAGGTCACGACCCAAATTCGCCAGAGTTTGGAACTACCGGAATTGCTGAAAACCGCCGTGGATCGCATCCGCGAGTTTTTGCGGGTGGATCGCCTGCTGGTAGGGCAGTTTAGTGATACAACGGCAGTGTTACAGGGGCAAGTGACCTACGAGTCCTGTCGTGATGGCAGTATTAGCTCCGTGTTGGGGCTGTGGGATGAGTGCTGGGCGTGGAGCCGTACGCCTACCCCTACCTACGAGCGGTTGCAGCGGGGGGACGTGATTGCGGTTGATGACATTGACCGCCGTTATGCCGCCACCCCCTGTTTGCGCGAGTTTGCCGCCCGCTGGCAGATCAAGGCATGGTTAATTGTGCCGGTGATTGTGCAGGAGACGTTGTGGGGGGTGCTCATTGCCCACCAGTGCGATCGCCCCCGCCAGTGGCAACCCCAAGAAATTGAGTTCCTCGTCCACCTCAGCCAGCACCTGAGTATTGCCATCTACCAAGCCGAACTCTATAGCGAGTTGCAGCACCAAAAAGAGACGCTTGAGCAGCGGGTGAATGAGCGCACCCAAGCCCTGCGGGAAGCCCTCAGTGCCATGGAGGCGGCCCATCGCATTAAAAATGATTTTCTGGCCACCATGAGCCACGAACTGCGCACCCCCCTCACCTGCGTCATTGGTGTATCGGCCACCCTCTTGCGCTGGCCCCTCGGCCCCCTGACCGAAAAACAGCGGGAGTACCTTGAAATTATTCACGAAAGCGGCACCCACCTCCTAGAACTCATTAACAGCATTCTGGATCTCTCGCAGGCGGAACGCTCCCATCTGCACCGCAGTGCCTTTTCGGTGCGCCAACTGTGTACCGACTGCCTTGAATTGGTGCAGCCTCAGGCGCAGCGCCATCACGTTAACCTCAGCCATCAACTGGTCATTCCTCCCAGTCGCGATCGCTTTTGGGGGGATTACCGACGGCTGCAACAGGTGCTGATTAATTTGCTCAGCAATGCCATTAAGTTTACCCCCGCCATGGGAGAGGTCATTCTGCGGGCTTGGTGGACAGACGATGAACTCATCTTCCAAGTGGAAGACAACGGCATTGGTATTCCCGCCCACCTGCAACCCCTGCTGTTTCAAAAGTTTCAGCAACTGGATAGCTCCTTTGGCCGCGCCTATACCGGTGCTGGGCTAGGCTTAGCCTTAACCAAGCAGTGGGTGGAGTTGCACAATGGTTGGATTGAGGTGGACTCCACCGAAGGTAAAGGCAGTATCTTTACTGTGGGCTTACCCCAGCCGCGAACTGAGCTAGCGGATGAGGTGGGGGGAGTAACGTTGCCGCCCCTAGCCGCCACAGAACTCCTGACCGCTCCCGAAGGGCGCATTGTTCTGGTGAGTGAAGATGAATCCACCGCCACGCTCATCTGTTCCATTTTGACCACCGCCGGCTATCAGGTGGTGTGGCTGGTCGATGGAGAAGTCGATCGCCTTTTAGCCTTGACCCCCTTAGCCGTCATTTTGGCGGAACCCTTTAGCTACGGCGATGTCCAAGAACTGGTCGATCAACTCCGCCGCCGCTGCACCACGGCTCAGATCAAGATATTTATTCTGGGAGAGCAGGGGAACTATCGCGGTGTGGATCGCTATATTCCTGTGCCCATTAACCCGGAAGGATTTTTACAGCAGATCACGATTGGCTTAAGTGCCTTAGCGGTGCCCGTCTAG
- a CDS encoding serine/threonine-protein kinase, whose product MSYCLNPNCVKPDNPDGLDVCQACGSKLLLNDQYMATRVLGRGGFGTTFLAIDTKLPGNPSCVIKQLRPAASAPHILAMARELFLREATTLGKVGNHPQLPRLLGYFETDNEFYLIQEYIAGLTLQQEVKRFGAKNEEEVKQVLQEVLPILDYLHKNEVIHRDIKPANLIRREIDNKLVLIDFGAVKDKVTQAMVENAPELSTFTSFAVGTPMYAPPEQMAMRPIYASDIYALGVTCIYLLTGKSPKEIERDPRTGEWQWKRYVKAISPEFAAILDKMLEDAIKNRYQTAMDVLADLQLLSTLGSSTSSASVSSDEDDLSSALSAPPTRSGGGKPVKGRNSYASSVSHNAQAARLRQSRMSGTQLGGNVGGPPVVGAGMGQHLRPKVAPRMTAAQLLTAYKRGERDFVDADLSNVVLRNADLSGANFANANFRNADLKGCILAGVVLREANLQGANLSEANLTGAYLVQANFEKANLKGAKLQDASISGANFTAADISGADFSMVSGVVQGQLDRAKRNWFTKLPK is encoded by the coding sequence ATGAGTTACTGCCTCAACCCAAACTGTGTCAAACCCGATAATCCTGATGGTTTGGATGTGTGCCAAGCCTGCGGCAGTAAGCTGCTTCTAAACGATCAATACATGGCAACCCGCGTCCTTGGCCGAGGGGGGTTTGGTACCACCTTTCTGGCCATTGATACCAAGCTACCGGGCAACCCCTCTTGTGTGATTAAGCAACTGCGCCCTGCCGCCTCCGCCCCCCATATTCTGGCCATGGCGCGAGAACTCTTTTTACGGGAGGCAACCACCCTCGGTAAAGTGGGGAACCATCCCCAATTACCCCGCCTGCTCGGCTATTTTGAAACCGACAACGAGTTCTACCTGATTCAAGAGTATATTGCTGGCCTAACCCTACAGCAGGAAGTCAAACGCTTTGGCGCTAAAAATGAGGAAGAGGTCAAGCAGGTTCTGCAGGAAGTATTGCCAATCCTTGACTATCTCCACAAAAATGAGGTGATCCACCGCGATATTAAACCCGCTAACCTCATTCGCCGCGAAATTGACAACAAACTGGTTCTGATTGACTTTGGCGCAGTTAAAGACAAAGTTACCCAAGCAATGGTCGAGAATGCGCCTGAACTCTCCACCTTTACCAGCTTTGCAGTGGGCACCCCCATGTATGCGCCGCCAGAGCAAATGGCTATGCGCCCCATCTATGCCAGTGATATTTATGCCCTAGGGGTGACCTGCATTTATCTGCTCACCGGTAAATCCCCCAAAGAAATTGAGCGTGATCCTCGCACCGGCGAATGGCAGTGGAAGAGATACGTCAAGGCTATTTCCCCTGAATTTGCGGCAATACTCGACAAGATGCTCGAAGATGCCATCAAAAACCGCTACCAAACGGCCATGGATGTTCTCGCTGATTTACAACTGCTTTCTACTCTGGGCAGTAGCACCAGCAGCGCGTCGGTATCAAGTGACGAGGATGACCTCAGCAGTGCCCTCTCTGCGCCGCCCACTCGCAGTGGTGGGGGCAAACCTGTCAAGGGACGCAACAGCTATGCCTCCTCAGTGAGCCATAATGCCCAAGCGGCTCGGCTACGCCAGTCTCGTATGTCGGGAACCCAACTTGGTGGTAACGTTGGCGGTCCACCCGTGGTAGGGGCAGGCATGGGACAACACTTACGCCCCAAAGTGGCACCTCGCATGACCGCCGCCCAACTTCTGACCGCCTATAAGCGAGGGGAACGGGATTTTGTCGATGCGGATCTATCCAATGTGGTGCTGCGTAATGCGGATCTATCAGGTGCCAATTTTGCCAATGCCAATTTTCGTAATGCTGACCTAAAAGGCTGTATCTTAGCAGGCGTTGTGCTGCGCGAGGCCAACTTGCAGGGGGCAAACCTGAGCGAAGCAAACCTCACCGGGGCTTATCTCGTGCAGGCCAACTTTGAAAAAGCTAACCTGAAGGGGGCAAAGCTACAGGATGCCTCGATTTCAGGGGCAAACTTTACGGCAGCGGATATTTCCGGCGCAGATTTCAGTATGGTGTCGGGGGTGGTGCAGGGGCAACTGGATCGGGCAAAGCGCAACTGGTTTACGAAACTGCCTAAGTAA
- a CDS encoding adenylate/guanylate cyclase domain-containing protein yields MPPLFSHFRRYFADLGLVLMATTVASAVVVGIRSLGGLQPLELAAYDRLMQLRPFAGADPRLLVVGITEADIQRYRALSLPDQVYADLLQKLLQHNPRAIGLDIYRDFPVEPGHKDLNRVWQSSDRLFAVTKLGDDIHPTIAPPPALSADQVGFNDVTVDSGGIVRRNILFLADDQGNPLYSFSLRLALRYLADEGIEPRGSDADPHVMQLGQTVFTPLQPNDGGYVRADTAGYQVMLNYRGDHRAITWVPLGEVLAGRVNPDLIRDRVVLVGNIAESGKDFFYTPFSSSLQDDQRLAGVFIHAQMVGQFIDAGLGRRSMIWFWPDGLEVGWMVFWSLVGAVLAWRVRHPLGLAIALGLSLTLLLATCYGLFLKLGWVPLVPPSLTLLLSSGSVVTYTAQQAQRQRQMVMRLLGQSMSPEIAAAMWERRDQLLKDGKLPGQRLVATLLFTDLKGFSTISEGMEPEELFDWLNAYLEKVADVVQSYHGVINKFTGDGIMAVFGVPFPRTTPEGIAADARNAVDCALALGRLLEQLNEGWAAQGLPQVMMRAGIYTGPIVVGSLGSKNRLEYGVIGDSVNTASRLESVDKHRQMSPCRILVAQETLDYLGDRYAVEAWGPLELKGKERKIQVFRVLGVHKSPPLLTVPPDTPSLDGHR; encoded by the coding sequence ATGCCCCCCCTATTTTCCCACTTTCGTCGCTATTTTGCCGATCTGGGTCTTGTGCTGATGGCCACCACCGTGGCCAGTGCTGTTGTGGTGGGGATTCGCAGTTTGGGGGGGCTACAGCCCCTAGAGTTGGCCGCCTACGACCGCCTGATGCAGTTGCGCCCTTTTGCGGGGGCAGATCCGCGCCTACTGGTGGTGGGCATTACCGAAGCCGATATCCAGCGCTATCGCGCCCTGTCTTTGCCGGATCAAGTGTATGCAGACCTGCTTCAAAAGCTGCTACAGCACAACCCCCGCGCCATTGGCTTAGATATTTATCGCGATTTTCCGGTGGAACCCGGCCACAAGGATCTAAATCGGGTCTGGCAAAGCTCCGATCGCCTCTTTGCGGTGACCAAGTTGGGGGATGACATCCATCCCACGATTGCACCCCCCCCTGCCCTGAGTGCCGATCAGGTGGGCTTTAATGATGTCACGGTGGATTCGGGTGGGATTGTTCGGCGCAACATCCTATTTTTAGCGGATGATCAGGGGAATCCCCTCTACTCGTTTTCGCTGCGCTTGGCGTTACGCTACTTGGCCGACGAGGGTATTGAGCCGCGCGGCAGTGATGCGGATCCCCACGTGATGCAGTTGGGGCAGACGGTCTTTACGCCCCTGCAACCCAATGATGGGGGTTATGTTAGAGCCGATACCGCAGGCTATCAGGTGATGCTCAACTATCGTGGCGATCATCGGGCCATTACGTGGGTGCCCCTCGGGGAGGTGTTGGCGGGACGGGTTAACCCCGACCTCATTCGCGATCGCGTCGTGCTGGTGGGCAATATTGCCGAGAGTGGTAAAGATTTCTTTTACACTCCCTTTAGCTCGAGTTTGCAGGACGATCAGCGGTTGGCGGGGGTGTTTATCCACGCTCAGATGGTGGGGCAGTTCATTGATGCCGGGCTGGGGCGACGGTCGATGATCTGGTTCTGGCCCGATGGGCTGGAAGTGGGCTGGATGGTGTTCTGGTCGTTGGTGGGGGCGGTACTGGCTTGGCGGGTGCGGCATCCCTTAGGACTGGCGATCGCCCTTGGTCTGAGCCTGACCCTTCTGTTGGCCACCTGCTACGGTCTGTTCCTGAAGTTAGGCTGGGTGCCCCTCGTGCCGCCTAGCTTAACGCTGCTGCTCTCGAGTGGCAGTGTGGTGACTTATACTGCCCAACAGGCTCAACGGCAACGGCAAATGGTGATGCGCCTACTGGGGCAAAGTATGTCGCCGGAAATTGCCGCCGCCATGTGGGAGCGGCGCGATCAACTGCTCAAGGATGGTAAGTTACCGGGTCAGCGCCTCGTTGCCACCCTCTTGTTTACGGACTTAAAGGGCTTTAGCACTATTTCTGAGGGCATGGAGCCGGAGGAACTCTTTGATTGGCTGAACGCCTACCTCGAAAAAGTGGCGGATGTGGTGCAAAGCTACCATGGCGTGATTAACAAGTTTACCGGGGATGGCATTATGGCGGTGTTTGGCGTGCCCTTTCCCCGCACCACTCCCGAAGGGATTGCTGCTGATGCCCGCAATGCCGTCGATTGTGCCCTTGCCCTAGGTCGCCTGCTTGAGCAGCTTAATGAGGGCTGGGCAGCCCAGGGGTTACCGCAAGTGATGATGCGGGCAGGCATTTATACCGGCCCCATTGTCGTGGGGAGTTTAGGCAGCAAAAATCGCCTCGAGTACGGTGTGATTGGCGATAGCGTGAATACTGCCTCGCGGCTTGAAAGTGTGGATAAACATCGGCAAATGAGTCCCTGCCGCATTTTGGTGGCGCAAGAAACCCTTGACTACTTGGGCGATCGCTACGCGGTGGAGGCGTGGGGGCCGCTTGAACTCAAGGGTAAAGAGCGCAAAATTCAAGTGTTTCGGGTGCTAGGGGTACACAAAAGTCCCCCCCTGCTGACCGTGCCCCCCGATACACCCAGCCTAGACGGGCACCGCTAA